A single window of Flagellimonas maritima DNA harbors:
- a CDS encoding serine hydrolase domain-containing protein — translation MLTRHLLFALFFVLLFSSCGNDGKKPVPEFIALNTQGLQKELDSVFVRNELMGMSVALIDEGKISWQYTHGLADEGRNIPITENTIYRVASISKSITTSALLQLWEAGKIDLDVDVSEYLGWKLVNPKYPDIPITLMQLLSHQSSIRDGEGYGRFSKNMIVKELNIKELFSISGEYFTDDIFAAHEPGEYFSYTNCTWGIIVSVIEKISEQRFDDYCREHIFKPLGMKADFNASKIDKIDSLAVLYRYNDDAWVAQADNYKGIVPESRAYEGYELGQNGLLFGPQGSLRSSANDLATFSLMLMNDGYYNKTQILKKETVSLMLESHWMYNADNGNTWENFFLSYGLGIHILSNTEGSDIIFPNWKMVGHPGIAYGLLSDMYFDKERRSGIVFITNGSKKSFEYGQHTSFYQVEEDVFKVIHPFLKEIEDKRQLKEE, via the coding sequence ATGCTCACAAGACATTTACTATTCGCTTTATTTTTTGTTTTGCTTTTTTCGTCATGTGGGAATGATGGGAAAAAACCTGTTCCAGAATTCATTGCGCTCAATACGCAAGGGCTACAAAAAGAACTGGACTCAGTTTTTGTAAGAAACGAATTAATGGGAATGTCCGTTGCACTTATCGATGAAGGAAAAATATCATGGCAGTACACCCATGGTCTAGCAGATGAAGGGCGAAATATCCCAATAACGGAAAACACTATATATAGAGTAGCATCAATATCTAAATCGATAACGACATCAGCATTGCTGCAATTATGGGAAGCTGGAAAGATAGACTTGGATGTCGATGTTAGCGAATATTTAGGTTGGAAATTGGTAAATCCCAAATATCCGGACATACCGATAACCTTAATGCAGCTTTTGAGCCATCAAAGTAGTATTAGGGATGGGGAAGGCTATGGAAGGTTTTCTAAAAACATGATAGTCAAAGAACTGAATATTAAAGAACTATTTTCAATAAGCGGTGAATATTTTACCGATGACATTTTTGCAGCGCATGAGCCTGGGGAATATTTTTCCTATACCAATTGCACCTGGGGCATTATTGTTTCCGTAATCGAAAAAATCAGCGAACAGCGTTTTGATGACTACTGCCGAGAACATATTTTCAAACCATTGGGAATGAAAGCTGATTTTAATGCTTCCAAGATTGATAAGATAGATTCCCTTGCTGTTTTATATCGCTACAACGACGATGCATGGGTTGCACAGGCAGACAATTACAAAGGCATTGTTCCCGAATCGCGTGCGTATGAAGGATATGAACTCGGGCAAAACGGATTGCTTTTTGGTCCTCAAGGAAGTTTAAGAAGCTCTGCAAATGATTTGGCAACATTCTCCCTCATGCTAATGAATGATGGTTACTACAACAAAACTCAAATATTGAAAAAAGAGACAGTGTCCCTAATGTTGGAAAGTCACTGGATGTACAATGCCGACAATGGCAACACGTGGGAAAACTTCTTTTTATCCTATGGACTAGGCATACACATTTTGAGCAATACCGAAGGCTCCGATATTATTTTTCCAAATTGGAAAATGGTGGGCCATCCGGGCATTGCTTATGGTCTATTGAGCGATATGTATTTTGATAAAGAACGTAGAAGTGGTATTGTCTTTATAACCAATGGGTCTAAAAAAAGCTTTGAATATGGACAGCATACCTCTTTCTATCAAGTAGAAGAAGATGTTTTTAAAGTGATTCATCCTTTTTTAAAGGAAATTGAAGATAAAAGACAATTAAAAGAGGAATAA
- a CDS encoding DUF6134 family protein — MKTLTIILLLITNPIFGVTNKSPIPEETLLFEIIYKGDRIGTLKAERFQIKNKMVYTSSTRINTTILLIKKINVRYKYRVTYNAGRLRSSKVNIKINKRKPKQVLVNQKGDDYVVKFSDGKRNKVTDLIDISSIKLYFDEPDNVDKIFSEQLGNFNEIVKIREGLYKMVNEKGNENFYHYTNGKLDKIEVDGGMVSFEMRAKE; from the coding sequence ATGAAGACATTAACCATAATTCTATTGTTAATTACCAATCCGATTTTTGGAGTAACCAATAAATCACCCATACCAGAGGAGACGCTTCTTTTTGAAATTATCTATAAAGGCGATAGGATAGGTACTCTTAAAGCTGAAAGGTTCCAGATAAAGAACAAGATGGTCTATACATCCAGCACTCGAATCAATACCACTATTCTTTTGATAAAGAAAATCAATGTACGCTATAAATACAGGGTAACTTATAATGCTGGAAGGCTAAGATCTTCCAAGGTTAATATCAAGATCAACAAAAGGAAGCCAAAACAGGTATTGGTAAACCAAAAAGGTGATGATTACGTTGTGAAGTTTAGTGACGGAAAAAGAAACAAGGTTACGGATTTGATAGATATCTCCTCGATCAAGCTCTATTTTGATGAACCTGACAATGTTGACAAGATTTTTTCCGAGCAATTGGGGAACTTTAACGAAATCGTTAAAATCCGAGAGGGGCTTTATAAGATGGTCAATGAAAAGGGAAATGAAAATTTTTACCATTATACCAACGGCAAACTAGATAAAATAGAGGTAGATGGAGGAATGGTGAGCTTTGAGATGAGAGCTAAAGAATGA
- a CDS encoding Na+/H+ antiporter NhaC family protein, producing MEHLGLLSLLPTLTVIVLALLTRKTFEALVGGSLVGFLIISISSFFTDFTNSLLQVMQDATIGWVILVCGLFGSLIHLLAQSGGTTAFSSYLLKYVKNRKGALLATWLLGLCIFIDDYLNALTVGASMKKVTDRFKVPREMLAYVVDSTAAPICVLIPLSTWAIYISGLLESEGVVEKGQGLAGYFQAIPYITYGWVAAILVPLVALNLIPALGAMKRAEKRAEQGILIPPNSDSINLKMPEGISDKAPKLSFFVFPIIVLISATVFFDIDALKGVISAIVFTVIFYAFQKIMSFTQAMQGIFTGFKTMFYALAIVVMSFVLKDVNDQLGLTKFIIESVSPLINKEFLPLIAFVSLALVTFATGSFWGVYAISLPIIVPLAQGMGVDIWLAIGAVISAGAFGSHACFYGDATVLSASATGCNNMAHVMTQLPYTLIAGAITCVIYLILGHMI from the coding sequence ATGGAGCATTTGGGTCTTCTGAGTTTACTTCCAACACTTACGGTAATTGTTCTGGCCTTGCTGACCAGAAAGACGTTCGAGGCTTTGGTCGGCGGTTCTTTAGTTGGATTTCTCATTATTTCCATCTCTAGTTTTTTTACGGATTTTACAAACTCCTTGCTTCAGGTAATGCAGGATGCTACCATAGGCTGGGTTATATTGGTTTGCGGTCTGTTCGGTTCACTGATTCACCTTTTGGCACAGTCAGGGGGAACAACTGCGTTCTCAAGTTATTTACTGAAATATGTAAAAAATAGAAAAGGAGCTCTTTTGGCTACATGGCTATTGGGGCTTTGTATTTTTATAGACGACTATCTAAATGCACTTACTGTTGGAGCATCCATGAAGAAAGTTACCGATCGTTTTAAAGTTCCCAGGGAGATGCTGGCCTATGTAGTAGATTCTACTGCAGCACCAATTTGTGTATTGATACCTTTATCAACTTGGGCAATTTATATTTCCGGTCTTTTGGAAAGTGAAGGAGTAGTGGAGAAGGGACAAGGACTTGCAGGCTATTTTCAGGCCATTCCTTATATAACCTACGGTTGGGTGGCAGCTATTTTGGTGCCTTTGGTGGCATTGAACCTAATTCCTGCCTTGGGAGCCATGAAGCGAGCAGAAAAAAGGGCGGAACAAGGTATCTTGATTCCGCCAAATTCGGATTCCATCAATTTAAAAATGCCCGAAGGTATTTCTGATAAAGCCCCAAAACTATCCTTCTTCGTCTTTCCCATTATTGTATTGATTTCGGCAACGGTTTTTTTTGATATAGATGCTCTAAAGGGTGTTATCTCAGCTATAGTTTTTACTGTTATTTTCTATGCATTTCAAAAGATTATGTCATTTACACAGGCAATGCAAGGCATTTTTACTGGATTTAAGACAATGTTTTATGCACTTGCTATCGTGGTTATGTCTTTTGTGTTAAAAGATGTAAATGACCAACTGGGTCTTACAAAATTTATAATAGAATCGGTCTCACCACTTATCAATAAAGAATTTTTACCATTGATAGCATTCGTATCTTTAGCATTGGTGACTTTTGCGACCGGTTCATTTTGGGGCGTGTATGCTATTTCACTGCCGATTATAGTTCCATTGGCACAAGGCATGGGTGTAGATATTTGGTTGGCCATAGGGGCCGTCATCAGTGCTGGAGCTTTTGGTTCACATGCTTGTTTTTATGGTGATGCCACTGTATTGTCCGCATCGGCTACCGGTTGTAATAATATGGCGCACGTAATGACACAATTGCCATATACTTTAATAGCGGGGGCAATCACATGTGTTATCTATCTAATTTTAGGTCATATGATATAA
- a CDS encoding NAD-dependent succinate-semialdehyde dehydrogenase, protein MEQQMMNKELLFNTSYVDGKWSTNTSETFKVYNPANGEVIAEIRDDDASIVEQAITAADKAFKQWSGKTASERSKILEKWYDLICENQEDLAKIMTYECGKPLTESRGEVSYGASFIKWFAEEGKRTYGDVIPSTSNSKRIVTIKQPIGVVGAMTPWNFPLAMITRKVAPALATGCTVVVRPSEETPLTALAIAKLSKDAGFPNGVFNVVVGKDAPTMGKILCESNLVKKISFTGSTKVGQLLMSQSAKTLKKMSLELGGNAPFIVFEDADLDAAVQGAMVSKYRNAGQTCVCVNRFLVHENVYDEFVEKFVAEVLKLKIGNGWVEKVEIGPLIHKKALEKTEDFIVDAKNKGGEILCGGNKIDQFFYEPTVIGEANTKMDLTHEEIFGPVAAIFKFSTDEEALRMANDTKYGLASYFYSQNISRCWKVAEALEYGMVGINEGLISTEVAPFGGIKHSGMGREGSKYGVEDYLEIKYLCFGNME, encoded by the coding sequence ATGGAGCAGCAAATGATGAACAAAGAATTACTTTTTAATACTTCATACGTGGATGGCAAATGGTCGACCAATACATCAGAAACTTTTAAGGTGTATAATCCAGCTAACGGAGAAGTAATTGCCGAAATACGTGACGACGATGCTTCAATTGTGGAACAAGCCATTACAGCTGCTGATAAGGCCTTTAAACAATGGAGCGGTAAAACGGCATCGGAACGTTCAAAGATATTGGAAAAATGGTATGATCTGATATGCGAAAACCAAGAGGATTTGGCTAAGATAATGACCTATGAATGTGGAAAACCGTTAACGGAGAGCAGGGGTGAAGTTTCTTATGGCGCTTCCTTCATCAAATGGTTTGCAGAAGAGGGAAAACGTACTTATGGCGATGTTATTCCGTCTACTTCCAATTCAAAGCGAATTGTAACCATCAAACAGCCAATAGGGGTGGTGGGAGCAATGACTCCTTGGAATTTTCCGTTGGCCATGATCACAAGAAAAGTAGCTCCAGCCTTGGCAACAGGATGCACGGTAGTTGTGAGACCAAGTGAAGAAACCCCATTGACGGCTTTGGCCATAGCTAAACTGTCTAAAGATGCAGGTTTCCCTAATGGCGTTTTCAATGTGGTGGTAGGTAAAGATGCGCCCACCATGGGAAAGATACTTTGTGAGAGCAATCTTGTAAAGAAAATATCTTTTACGGGATCTACAAAGGTGGGACAGCTACTTATGTCACAAAGTGCCAAAACACTTAAAAAAATGAGTTTGGAACTTGGTGGAAACGCTCCTTTTATTGTTTTTGAAGATGCAGATCTGGACGCTGCCGTTCAAGGAGCCATGGTATCAAAATACAGAAATGCAGGACAAACCTGTGTTTGTGTCAATAGATTCCTGGTGCACGAAAACGTGTATGACGAGTTCGTTGAAAAATTTGTGGCAGAGGTATTAAAATTGAAAATAGGGAACGGTTGGGTAGAGAAGGTTGAAATAGGGCCGCTTATCCATAAAAAAGCATTGGAAAAAACTGAGGATTTTATTGTGGACGCAAAAAATAAAGGTGGTGAAATACTTTGTGGCGGAAACAAAATCGACCAATTTTTTTATGAGCCTACAGTAATTGGGGAAGCTAATACCAAAATGGATTTGACTCACGAAGAAATTTTTGGGCCAGTTGCAGCAATTTTCAAGTTTTCAACAGATGAGGAGGCATTACGCATGGCCAATGATACCAAATATGGATTGGCGTCTTATTTTTATTCCCAGAATATATCTAGATGTTGGAAGGTTGCAGAAGCGCTGGAGTATGGTATGGTTGGTATAAACGAAGGGCTCATTTCTACGGAAGTTGCACCATTTGGAGGAATCAAACATTCTGGAATGGGCCGCGAAGGCTCTAAATACGGTGTAGAAGATTACTTGGAAATCAAATATCTATGTTTTGGGAATATGGAGTAA